From a region of the Candidatus Zymogenaceae bacterium genome:
- a CDS encoding lysophospholipid acyltransferase family protein, translating into MKGPIKNKKLKYFVRKFISWPVKPGFHLLLMCPEWTIRAMSVILSWGFATFGFPWKRTSMRNLRLVYGDTRSDDELKQIAKTSMKNLVIIMHEAVLYFQNPPFYGWSSKIEGEHHLKQALAEGRGVLGLGSHLGNFIFLMCVLSQRGYPIYFIYKEPKDKDFKEISQWVMNSIKLNLIPLKPRSVATKRSFSVLKKKDLLWLAIDQNVREGEMGVELFGVKTSTAKGPAILASRTGAVVLPMYVKRDGWLMHTVVIKEPIPLVDTGDREKDLSVNLKRFNSEIESQILENPREWWWFHRRWKRSHRYEQSPEAERRLKQLHLM; encoded by the coding sequence ATGAAAGGCCCGATAAAAAACAAGAAGCTGAAATATTTCGTCAGAAAATTCATCTCATGGCCCGTAAAGCCCGGTTTTCACCTGCTTCTGATGTGCCCTGAATGGACCATCAGGGCGATGTCGGTGATACTCTCCTGGGGTTTCGCGACGTTCGGTTTTCCCTGGAAAAGAACGTCGATGAGGAACCTTCGCCTTGTGTACGGCGATACCAGGAGCGATGACGAACTGAAGCAAATCGCCAAAACAAGCATGAAAAATCTGGTAATTATCATGCACGAGGCGGTTCTCTATTTTCAAAACCCGCCGTTCTACGGCTGGTCCTCGAAAATCGAGGGGGAACATCACCTGAAACAAGCCCTTGCCGAGGGCCGGGGTGTTCTCGGACTGGGCAGCCACCTGGGAAATTTCATCTTCTTGATGTGCGTGCTCTCCCAGCGGGGCTATCCCATTTACTTCATCTATAAAGAACCCAAGGACAAGGATTTCAAGGAAATCTCACAGTGGGTGATGAACAGCATCAAGCTGAACCTGATTCCCCTCAAGCCGAGGAGCGTTGCGACAAAACGGTCCTTTTCCGTCCTGAAAAAGAAGGACCTCCTGTGGCTGGCCATCGATCAGAATGTCCGGGAGGGGGAAATGGGCGTTGAGCTCTTCGGCGTGAAAACATCCACGGCCAAGGGGCCCGCCATTCTCGCCTCGCGAACCGGCGCTGTGGTGCTTCCGATGTACGTGAAGAGGGACGGCTGGCTGATGCATACGGTTGTCATTAAGGAGCCGATACCGCTTGTCGACACCGGGGACAGGGAAAAAGACCTGTCTGTCAACCTGAAGCGATTCAACTCCGAAATCGAGTCTCAGATTCTCGAGAACCCCCGGGAGTGGTGGTGGTTTCATCGCCGCTGGAAGAGATCACACAGATACGAGCAGTCTCCCGAGGCGGAGCGTCGATTGAAACAGCTCCATTTAATGTAA